One region of Bacillota bacterium genomic DNA includes:
- a CDS encoding N-acetylmuramoyl-L-alanine amidase, giving the protein MPITKKLIRYNFSSRSRQKILYVVIHDTGNPRADANAEAHFRYFNGGNRGSSAHYFVDDRTIVQTVADENASWHCGDGRGRYGITNENSIGVEICLNADGEFDQAVVNTLDLTQHLMERHSIPIDRVVRHFDASRTICPRTMSANDWARWWDFKRTLAEMTDEELKQAVLVFEQNGLIDSPEYWLENARRGKTINGEYAGILIKRVAAFISEAAGENM; this is encoded by the coding sequence CTGCCGATAACGAAGAAACTGATCCGGTACAACTTCTCCAGCCGGAGTAGGCAGAAGATATTGTACGTAGTTATCCACGACACTGGCAATCCGCGGGCAGATGCTAATGCCGAGGCCCACTTTCGCTATTTTAACGGTGGCAATAGAGGTTCCTCGGCCCACTACTTTGTGGATGACCGCACTATTGTTCAGACTGTGGCAGACGAAAACGCTTCTTGGCACTGTGGTGATGGGCGGGGTAGATACGGTATTACTAATGAAAACTCTATTGGAGTGGAAATATGCCTCAACGCCGATGGCGAATTTGACCAAGCTGTGGTGAATACTTTGGATCTTACGCAGCACCTGATGGAAAGACATTCAATCCCCATAGACAGAGTGGTGCGGCATTTTGATGCCAGCCGCACGATCTGCCCTAGAACCATGAGCGCCAATGACTGGGCTAGGTGGTGGGACTTCAAACGGACTTTGGCTGAAATGACAGACGAAGAGTTGAAACAGGCTGTACTGGTTTTTGAGCAAAACGGACTAATTGACTCTCCCGAGTATTGGCTGGAAAATGCACGGCGGGGAAAAACGATCAACGGGGAATATGCCGGCATCTTGATCAAGAGGGTTGCCGCCTTTATATCTGAGGCAGCCGGAGAGAATATGTAG